The following are encoded together in the Synergistes jonesii genome:
- a CDS encoding ACT domain-containing protein, with protein MAVKQISVFMENRPGTLAEFVELLRGHGIDMRALSLAEAADFGVLRTIVSDPDKAQRVLAEAGFISAVTPVLAVAVSDEPGALYHILETLKNAGINLEYSYAFTTRKNQGAYMVFRVADDCLQKTAELLEENGIGMIAQEEIYSL; from the coding sequence ATGGCAGTCAAACAAATTTCCGTCTTTATGGAAAACAGGCCGGGGACGCTGGCGGAGTTCGTAGAGCTTCTGCGCGGCCACGGAATCGATATGCGGGCCCTTTCTCTCGCGGAGGCGGCCGACTTCGGCGTCCTTCGCACGATAGTCAGCGACCCAGATAAGGCGCAGCGCGTGCTTGCCGAAGCCGGTTTCATCTCGGCGGTGACTCCGGTGCTCGCGGTAGCGGTATCCGACGAGCCGGGCGCTCTCTACCACATTCTCGAAACATTGAAAAACGCCGGCATAAACCTTGAGTACAGCTATGCGTTCACCACGCGCAAAAATCAGGGCGCGTACATGGTCTTCCGCGTCGCCGACGACTGCCTCCAGAAGACGGCCGAACTTCTTGAGGAAAACGGGATAGGGATGATAGCGCAGGAGGAAATTTACAGC